Proteins co-encoded in one Ruegeria pomeroyi DSS-3 genomic window:
- a CDS encoding serine protease, whose product MIRPLIAVLSLFYLISSAALAQQSADEVVWVQIEAQPNLRTAQERAQTYAADLSDVAGFSLGGGWYGIVLGPYLREDAEQVLRVYRAERRIPGDSFIALSGALGQQFWPVGSDLLNRGAAVAPVEQTAPEPVAEATPQVQPEPADETPAQARRSEQALSREERQALQIALQAAGFYNAAIDGAFGAGTRRSMADWQGFNGFEATGVLTTRQRKVLMDQYNAPLISTGMARHRDTAAGIEMDLPLGVVRFSRYEAPFAHFDASGELGAQVLLISQPGDKATLYGLYDIMQTLEIVPLDGPRERGSDSFTLEGRGNGIVSYTEAALSGGEIKGFTLIWPTGDEDRRARVLAAMRASFARTDGVLDPAAGGDAVQSVDLVSGLEIRKPRLSRSGFYVDGKGTVLTVAEAVQGCTRVTLDGSYGAQVVDRDAGLGVAVLRPEQALAPMVVAGLGQEMPRLGADITVAGYSYEGILGAPTLTFGTLDDVKGLRGETELARLGLMAQTGDAGGPVIDDQGTVVGMLLPAPATGQQLPRGVSFAAKAQALRDVLSAAGMGAQQAETAGRITPDELNRRASGMTVLVSCWD is encoded by the coding sequence ATGATAAGACCGCTGATCGCCGTTCTTTCGCTTTTTTATCTGATTTCCTCTGCCGCACTGGCCCAGCAATCCGCCGACGAGGTGGTCTGGGTGCAGATCGAGGCGCAACCCAATCTGCGCACCGCACAGGAGCGTGCCCAGACCTATGCCGCCGACCTCTCGGATGTGGCCGGATTCTCGCTGGGCGGGGGCTGGTACGGCATCGTGCTGGGCCCCTATCTGCGCGAGGATGCCGAACAGGTGCTGCGGGTCTATCGGGCCGAGCGGCGCATTCCCGGTGACAGTTTCATCGCCCTGTCGGGCGCGCTGGGGCAACAGTTCTGGCCCGTCGGCTCGGATCTGCTGAACCGGGGTGCGGCGGTGGCGCCGGTCGAACAGACCGCGCCCGAACCGGTGGCCGAAGCAACGCCGCAGGTTCAGCCGGAACCGGCGGACGAAACCCCCGCCCAGGCCCGCCGCAGCGAACAGGCGCTGAGCCGGGAAGAGCGGCAGGCACTGCAGATCGCGCTGCAGGCGGCCGGTTTCTACAATGCCGCGATCGACGGTGCCTTTGGCGCCGGCACCCGCCGCTCGATGGCCGATTGGCAAGGGTTCAACGGGTTCGAGGCAACCGGCGTTCTGACCACCCGCCAGCGCAAGGTGCTGATGGATCAGTATAACGCGCCGCTGATCTCGACCGGTATGGCACGTCACCGCGACACCGCAGCCGGGATCGAGATGGACCTGCCCCTGGGCGTGGTCCGGTTCAGCCGCTACGAGGCGCCCTTTGCCCATTTCGATGCGTCCGGCGAGCTGGGCGCACAGGTGCTGCTGATCAGCCAGCCGGGCGACAAGGCAACGCTCTATGGGCTTTATGACATCATGCAGACGCTGGAGATCGTGCCGCTGGATGGCCCGCGTGAGCGGGGCAGCGACAGCTTCACCCTTGAGGGGCGCGGCAATGGCATCGTCTCCTATACCGAGGCGGCGCTGAGCGGCGGTGAGATCAAGGGCTTTACCCTGATCTGGCCCACCGGCGACGAGGATCGCCGTGCCCGGGTGCTGGCCGCGATGCGGGCAAGCTTTGCCCGCACCGACGGTGTGCTCGATCCGGCGGCGGGTGGCGACGCGGTGCAAAGCGTCGACCTGGTTTCGGGGCTGGAAATCCGCAAACCGCGCCTGTCGCGCTCGGGCTTTTATGTCGATGGCAAGGGCACCGTGCTGACGGTGGCCGAGGCGGTGCAGGGCTGTACCCGGGTGACGCTTGACGGCAGCTATGGCGCGCAGGTGGTCGATCGCGATGCCGGGCTGGGGGTGGCGGTGCTGCGGCCCGAACAGGCGCTGGCCCCGATGGTGGTGGCCGGGCTGGGCCAGGAAATGCCGCGTCTGGGGGCCGACATTACCGTGGCTGGCTATTCCTACGAAGGCATCCTGGGCGCCCCGACACTGACCTTCGGTACGCTTGACGACGTCAAGGGGCTGCGCGGCGAGACCGAGCTGGCCCGACTGGGCCTGATGGCGCAGACCGGCGATGCCGGCGGTCCGGTGATCGACGATCAGGGTACGGTGGTGGGCATGCTGCTGCCCGCACCCGCGACGGGCCAGCAACTGCCCCGTGGCGTGAGCTTCGCCGCCAAGGCGCAGGCCCTGCGCGATGTGCTGAGCGCGGCCGGAATGGGCGCGCAGCAGGCCGAGACAGCAGGCCGGATCACCCCGGACGAGCTGAACCGGCGTGCCAGCGGCATGACGGTTCTGGTCAGCTGCTGGGATTGA
- a CDS encoding glycine--tRNA ligase subunit alpha: MTHPTPTAPRSFQEIILRLQTYWASKGCAILQPYDMEVGAGTFHPATTLRALGSSPWAAAYVQPSRRPTDGRYGENPNRLQHYYQYQVLIKPSPPDLQELYLGSLEAIGVDMALHDIRFVEDDWESPTLGAWGLGWEVWCDGMEVSQFTYFQQVGGHDCAPVSGELTYGLERLAMYVLGIDHVMDMPFNDPQSPIPLSYGDVFKQTEEEYARWNFDVANTEVLLRHFEEAEAECAAILAQTHDDPKTGKRIVMAHPAYDQCIKASHIFNLLDARGVISVTERQAYIGRVRALAKQCADAFVQTTAGGYAAA, encoded by the coding sequence ATGACCCATCCGACCCCCACCGCTCCGCGCTCGTTCCAGGAGATCATCCTGCGGCTGCAGACCTATTGGGCGTCCAAGGGCTGCGCCATCCTGCAACCCTATGACATGGAGGTGGGCGCGGGCACGTTCCACCCGGCCACCACCCTGCGCGCGCTGGGCAGCAGCCCCTGGGCCGCCGCCTATGTGCAGCCCTCGCGCCGTCCCACCGACGGGCGCTATGGCGAGAACCCGAACCGGTTGCAGCATTATTACCAGTACCAGGTGCTGATCAAACCCAGCCCGCCCGATCTGCAAGAGCTGTACCTCGGCTCGCTGGAGGCGATCGGCGTCGACATGGCGCTGCATGACATCCGCTTTGTCGAGGACGACTGGGAAAGCCCGACGCTGGGCGCCTGGGGCCTGGGCTGGGAGGTCTGGTGCGACGGGATGGAGGTGAGCCAGTTCACCTATTTCCAGCAGGTCGGCGGCCATGACTGCGCGCCGGTCTCGGGCGAGCTGACCTATGGTCTGGAGCGTCTGGCGATGTATGTGCTGGGCATCGACCACGTGATGGACATGCCCTTCAACGATCCGCAATCGCCCATCCCGCTCAGCTATGGCGACGTGTTCAAGCAGACCGAAGAGGAATACGCGCGCTGGAACTTCGACGTGGCCAATACCGAGGTGCTGCTGAGGCATTTCGAAGAGGCCGAGGCCGAATGCGCCGCGATCCTGGCGCAAACCCATGACGATCCCAAGACTGGCAAGCGCATCGTGATGGCGCATCCGGCTTATGACCAGTGCATCAAGGCATCCCATATCTTCAACCTGCTCGATGCGCGCGGCGTGATCTCGGTGACCGAGCGGCAGGCCTATATCGGCCGGGTGCGGGCGCTGGCCAAGCAATGCGCGGATGCGTTTGTGCAGACGACCGCCGGGGGCTATGCTGCGGCCTGA
- a CDS encoding FkbM family methyltransferase produces MDQATRDSYEEKLRKARRRLKRHVRTAQSEGFMTGAAAMLRPGDVVIDCGANVGDVTAVLSATGATVHCFEPDPYAFSLLEERFGEATNVHLHNQAAGVAAGSIGLMRAESFGEDPRKNTVMSTTLPGGRGISAQAEDVIEVEMIDFPAFLSGLIAEHGDIAMLKMDIEGAELDILEAMEERDLFDSVRVTLVETHERKFPDLRPRFRALKERIGEKYATSKVNLDWI; encoded by the coding sequence ATGGATCAGGCAACTCGCGACTCTTATGAAGAGAAGCTGCGCAAGGCGCGGCGGCGGCTGAAACGCCACGTCCGGACCGCCCAAAGCGAGGGCTTCATGACCGGGGCCGCCGCGATGCTGCGCCCGGGTGATGTGGTGATCGACTGCGGCGCCAATGTCGGCGATGTGACGGCGGTTTTGTCCGCGACCGGCGCCACCGTCCATTGCTTCGAACCCGACCCTTATGCCTTTTCCCTGCTCGAAGAGCGCTTTGGCGAGGCCACGAATGTGCATCTGCACAATCAGGCCGCCGGGGTGGCGGCGGGCAGCATCGGCCTGATGCGCGCCGAAAGCTTTGGCGAAGACCCCAGGAAGAACACGGTGATGAGCACCACACTGCCCGGAGGGCGGGGCATCAGCGCGCAAGCGGAGGATGTGATCGAGGTCGAGATGATCGACTTTCCCGCCTTTTTGTCCGGGCTGATCGCCGAACATGGCGATATCGCCATGCTCAAGATGGATATCGAAGGGGCCGAGCTGGACATCCTGGAAGCGATGGAAGAGCGCGACCTGTTCGATTCGGTCCGGGTCACGCTGGTCGAGACCCATGAACGCAAATTCCCCGATCTGCGCCCGCGCTTTCGCGCGCTGAAAGAGCGGATCGGAGAGAAATACGCCACCAGCAAGGTCAATCTCGACTGGATCTGA
- a CDS encoding DUF6446 family protein, with product MTGKVLVIVLLLCGAAAGAAMYYFQVYGFYYEVAARPGQDVALMPLGGDAPRPIAYDGFQAIDADSSPIRYRACFTTDLSLDALSAAYEPVEAPEPLTAPTWFGCYDAAAIDAALKAGTARAYLGAKNIHYGVDRIVTVTEEGRGYVWHVLNNCGKKAYDGTVVGEECPPRPEN from the coding sequence ATGACAGGCAAGGTCTTGGTCATTGTGCTGCTGCTTTGCGGCGCGGCTGCGGGCGCGGCGATGTACTATTTTCAGGTCTACGGCTTTTATTACGAGGTCGCGGCCAGACCGGGACAGGATGTGGCGCTGATGCCTCTGGGCGGCGATGCCCCCCGGCCCATCGCCTATGACGGATTTCAGGCCATCGACGCCGACAGCTCGCCCATTCGCTATCGCGCCTGCTTTACCACGGATCTGAGCCTTGATGCGCTGAGTGCCGCTTATGAACCTGTCGAGGCGCCAGAGCCGCTGACCGCCCCCACCTGGTTTGGCTGCTATGATGCCGCGGCCATTGATGCCGCACTGAAAGCAGGGACGGCGCGGGCCTATCTGGGGGCCAAGAACATCCATTACGGGGTGGACCGGATCGTTACGGTAACAGAGGAGGGGCGCGGCTATGTCTGGCACGTGCTCAACAATTGCGGGAAGAAGGCCTATGATGGCACCGTGGTGGGCGAGGAATGTCCGCCGCGCCCCGAAAACTGA
- the gltS gene encoding sodium/glutamate symporter, with product MTETLHISAFMTVTLGLAVYLVGVRINDRLPFLERFSIPEPVTGGLLASLVVLGLNSVFGIELAFDLTGRDFLLVLFFTGIGLNARLGDLIAGGKPLAILLVLTLLTILAQNVIGVLGAVVFGFPPQAGVLFGSAALIGGHGTAIAWAPEVAQATGLASATELGVAVATLGLVIAALIGGPIATYLVESRKLTPNRPDEELTVGLPNEMDEEPPQIDHKSLMRVLLTLNVAILLGYGLQESIEELGLKLPLFVPCLLSAIVVGNLRTALFPRALRVSRTPTLALISEFALGAFLAMSLMSLQLWTIAETGLALAVIIAAQTLFALGFILLVLFRAMGGGYRAAVLAAGFGGFALGATPTAIANMTAVTKRYGPSPLAFIVLPLVSAFFVDIANAVVIQMIVNF from the coding sequence GTGACCGAGACGCTGCACATATCCGCCTTCATGACCGTGACCCTGGGTCTGGCAGTCTATCTGGTGGGGGTGCGCATCAACGACCGGTTGCCGTTTCTGGAACGCTTCAGCATCCCCGAGCCGGTGACCGGTGGTTTGCTGGCCTCGCTGGTGGTGCTTGGGCTGAATTCCGTGTTCGGGATCGAACTGGCCTTTGACCTGACCGGGCGCGATTTCCTGCTGGTGCTGTTCTTTACCGGGATCGGGCTGAACGCGAGGCTTGGTGATCTGATCGCGGGCGGCAAACCGCTGGCGATCCTTTTGGTGCTGACCCTGCTGACCATCCTGGCGCAGAACGTCATCGGGGTGCTGGGCGCGGTGGTGTTCGGCTTCCCGCCGCAGGCGGGGGTGCTGTTCGGCTCGGCCGCGCTGATCGGGGGGCACGGCACCGCCATCGCCTGGGCGCCCGAGGTGGCGCAGGCGACCGGCCTGGCCTCGGCTACCGAGCTGGGGGTCGCGGTGGCGACGCTGGGCCTGGTGATCGCGGCGCTGATCGGCGGCCCGATCGCCACCTATCTGGTCGAGAGCCGCAAGCTGACCCCGAACCGCCCGGACGAAGAGCTGACGGTCGGCCTGCCCAACGAGATGGACGAGGAGCCACCGCAGATCGACCACAAGTCGCTGATGCGGGTGCTCTTGACGCTGAACGTGGCGATCCTGCTGGGCTATGGCTTGCAGGAAAGCATCGAGGAGTTGGGCCTGAAACTGCCGCTTTTCGTGCCCTGCCTGCTGTCGGCCATCGTGGTCGGCAACCTGCGCACGGCGCTGTTCCCACGTGCCCTGCGCGTGTCGCGCACGCCGACGCTGGCGCTGATCTCGGAATTCGCGCTGGGCGCGTTTCTGGCGATGTCGCTGATGAGCCTGCAACTCTGGACCATCGCCGAGACCGGCCTGGCACTGGCGGTGATCATCGCCGCGCAGACGCTGTTTGCCCTGGGCTTCATCCTGCTGGTGTTGTTCCGCGCCATGGGCGGCGGTTACCGCGCGGCGGTGCTGGCGGCGGGGTTCGGTGGCTTCGCGCTGGGCGCCACGCCTACCGCGATTGCAAATATGACCGCCGTAACCAAGCGCTATGGCCCGTCGCCTCTTGCCTTTATCGTGCTCCCCCTTGTATCCGCCTTCTTTGTGGATATCGCCAATGCGGTCGTCATCCAGATGATCGTCAATTTCTAA
- the glyS gene encoding glycine--tRNA ligase subunit beta — protein sequence MPDLLIELFSEEIPARMQARAGEDLKKRITDGLVEAGLTYAYAAALSTPRRLVLAVEGLLDASPTQREERKGPKVGAPEQAVEGFLRGAGISRDQLEERETPKGAIYFATIEKPGRPAAAIVAEVLEDTIRNFPWPKSMRWGAGSLRWVRPLQSILCILTTEAGAEVVPLDIDGIKAGDSTAGHRFMAPARFSVTSFEDYQVKLKRAFVVLDPAERAEHIWNDAQNMAFAAGLELVEDKGLLAEVAGLVEWPVVLMGQIGSEFLDLPAEVLQTSMREHQKFFSVRNPKTGRIERFVTVANRETADNGATILAGNQKVLSARLADAKFFWDNDLRAAHAGMDAWVQALENVTFHNKLGSQGDRIRRIAALARELAPVVGAEADQAEQAATLAKADLSSEMVFEFPELQGLMGRYYIAASGQDAAIAAVAQDHYSPLGPSDEVPTAPLSVIVALADKLDTLTGFWAIDEKPTGSKDPFALRRAALGVIRLVLANDLRLPLDRSIDAQLLRHKYHASNGEAALRDLIEEIADHGVFGAAFETIKEKLGDAGALEALAGDVPDLSADLLAFIHDRLKVFLRDEGIRHDVIDACIAMAGNDDLNLLVKRARALNTVIATEDGENLVQGFKRANNILTQAEEKDGVEYSFGADIKFAEADSEKALFAALEQAESKINVALKAEDFAAAMTAMAALRAPVDAFFDQVQVNSDNQVVRRNRLNLLSQIRKVCSSVADLTRIDG from the coding sequence ATGCCCGACCTGCTGATCGAACTGTTTTCCGAGGAAATCCCCGCCCGCATGCAGGCGCGTGCCGGTGAGGACCTGAAAAAGCGGATCACCGACGGTCTGGTCGAGGCGGGGCTGACCTATGCCTATGCCGCCGCGCTCAGCACCCCGCGCCGCCTGGTGCTGGCGGTCGAGGGGCTGCTGGACGCAAGCCCCACCCAGCGCGAAGAGCGCAAGGGCCCCAAGGTCGGCGCGCCCGAGCAGGCGGTCGAGGGCTTCCTGCGTGGCGCCGGCATCAGCCGTGACCAGCTGGAAGAGCGGGAAACGCCCAAGGGCGCGATCTATTTCGCCACCATCGAAAAGCCGGGCCGCCCGGCGGCCGCGATCGTGGCCGAGGTGCTGGAAGACACCATTCGCAATTTCCCCTGGCCCAAGTCGATGCGCTGGGGCGCGGGCTCCTTGCGCTGGGTGCGGCCCCTGCAGTCGATCCTGTGCATCCTGACCACCGAGGCCGGGGCCGAGGTGGTGCCGCTCGATATCGACGGGATCAAGGCAGGCGACAGCACCGCGGGCCACCGCTTCATGGCGCCGGCCCGGTTCTCCGTCACCTCGTTTGAGGATTATCAGGTCAAGCTGAAACGCGCCTTCGTGGTGCTGGACCCGGCAGAGCGGGCCGAGCATATCTGGAACGACGCCCAGAACATGGCCTTTGCCGCCGGGCTGGAACTGGTCGAGGACAAGGGCCTGCTGGCCGAGGTCGCGGGCCTGGTCGAGTGGCCCGTCGTGCTGATGGGCCAGATCGGGAGTGAGTTCTTGGACCTGCCAGCGGAAGTGCTGCAAACCTCGATGCGCGAGCATCAGAAGTTCTTCTCGGTCCGCAATCCGAAGACCGGCCGGATCGAACGCTTTGTCACCGTTGCCAACCGCGAGACCGCCGACAATGGCGCCACCATCCTTGCGGGCAACCAGAAGGTGCTGTCGGCGCGTCTGGCAGATGCCAAGTTCTTCTGGGACAACGATCTGCGCGCGGCGCATGCGGGCATGGATGCCTGGGTGCAGGCGCTGGAAAACGTGACCTTCCACAACAAGCTTGGGAGCCAGGGCGACCGTATCCGCCGCATCGCCGCACTGGCGCGCGAGCTGGCCCCGGTGGTGGGTGCCGAGGCGGATCAGGCCGAACAGGCCGCGACCCTTGCCAAGGCCGATCTGAGTTCCGAGATGGTCTTTGAATTTCCAGAACTTCAGGGGCTTATGGGGCGTTATTACATCGCTGCCTCAGGTCAGGACGCCGCCATCGCCGCTGTCGCGCAGGACCATTACTCGCCGCTTGGCCCCTCTGATGAGGTGCCCACCGCACCGCTTTCGGTCATCGTGGCACTGGCGGACAAGCTCGACACGCTGACAGGCTTCTGGGCCATCGACGAAAAGCCCACCGGCTCGAAAGACCCCTTCGCGCTGCGCCGCGCGGCGCTGGGCGTGATCCGGCTGGTGCTGGCCAATGACCTGCGCCTGCCGCTGGATCGGTCCATCGACGCGCAACTGCTGCGCCACAAGTACCACGCCAGCAACGGCGAGGCCGCGCTGCGCGACCTGATCGAAGAAATCGCCGATCACGGCGTCTTCGGCGCCGCCTTCGAAACGATCAAGGAGAAGCTGGGCGATGCGGGCGCGCTCGAGGCACTGGCAGGCGATGTGCCCGATCTTTCCGCTGACCTGCTCGCCTTCATCCACGACCGGCTCAAGGTCTTCCTGCGCGACGAGGGCATCCGCCACGACGTGATCGACGCCTGTATCGCGATGGCGGGCAATGATGACCTCAACCTGCTGGTCAAACGCGCCCGCGCGCTCAATACGGTGATCGCGACCGAAGATGGCGAGAACCTGGTGCAGGGCTTCAAGCGCGCCAACAACATCCTGACCCAGGCCGAGGAAAAGGACGGGGTCGAATATTCCTTTGGCGCCGATATCAAATTCGCCGAGGCCGACAGCGAAAAGGCCCTGTTCGCCGCGCTCGAACAGGCCGAGTCGAAAATCAACGTCGCGCTCAAGGCCGAGGATTTCGCCGCCGCCATGACGGCCATGGCCGCCCTTCGCGCGCCGGTGGATGCTTTCTTTGATCAGGTGCAGGTCAATTCCGACAATCAGGTGGTACGCCGCAACCGCCTGAACCTGCTCAGCCAGATCCGCAAGGTCTGCTCCAGTGTCGCCGACCTGACCCGTATCGACGGCTGA
- the ppdK gene encoding pyruvate, phosphate dikinase: MQNNPNTTLITSTAPVATSTHGGRAKCLQRLVRLDLPVPRTVALSFGAVHDIAQGQLPDIAAIVSQFDPTALLCVRPSSEDPDWGGPGAVLNIGMNDARFVELSDRMGAEAAAALYLRFVQTFAIHVARLDPDVFDEIEADGREGLRQSLRAYEDETDESFPQDPGEQLAAVLRSMARAWEGTSARLLRQAKGAPADAGLGLVVQEMIPGLGQGECGSGVLQLVEPATGLPQITGRYLSQSQGRDALGAGAEALYLEKDPRGISLEDVAPEAFAALKQHAALMREKLREEMQVEFVIESGRVHILDGVRVPRSARAALRIAVRLAEDGIIPQQEAVMRIDPHSVNELLHRQVHPQARRDVLTTGIAASPGAATGKIVFTAAEAQASAARGEPCVLVRRETSPEDVRGMHAAVAVLTERGGMTSHAAVIGRGLGLPCIVGASDMEFQTKARQIKAPDGRVFRTGDILTIDGSTGQVLAGQPEMIDAALDDSFQTLMAWADAERDIGIRANADTPADAQAARNFDAQGIGLCRTEHMFFEPGRLTVMREMIFAATPSGRKAVLERLLPMQRQDFVQLFRIMEGKPVCIRLFDPPLHEFLPTTRSGQRELAEALDLPVSDVTRRVEAMSEYNPMLGLRGVRLGVTVPEIYDMQARAIFEATLEASRKGEPVVPEVMIPLVSAKREVELVKARIDAVASAVASERGQEFDYRLGVMVETPRACLRADEIAACVSFLSFGTNDLTQMTYGLSRDDAGRFMSAYVRQGVFSEDPFHVLDRDGVGELLKLGVERGRRGQPGVTVSVCGEHGGNPESIAFCRAAGFDYVSCSPFRVPVARLAAAQLAISDKLGISSD; this comes from the coding sequence GTGCAGAATAATCCGAACACCACGCTGATCACATCAACCGCTCCGGTGGCCACCTCCACCCATGGCGGGCGGGCCAAATGCCTGCAGCGACTGGTGCGGCTCGACCTTCCGGTGCCGCGCACGGTGGCGCTGTCCTTTGGAGCGGTGCATGACATCGCGCAGGGCCAGTTGCCCGATATCGCCGCCATCGTCAGCCAGTTCGATCCGACCGCACTGCTGTGTGTACGTCCCAGTTCCGAGGACCCCGATTGGGGCGGGCCGGGCGCGGTGCTCAACATCGGCATGAACGATGCCCGCTTTGTCGAACTCAGCGACCGTATGGGGGCCGAGGCGGCGGCGGCGCTCTATCTGCGCTTCGTGCAGACCTTTGCCATTCACGTGGCCCGGCTTGACCCGGATGTCTTCGACGAGATCGAGGCCGACGGGCGCGAGGGGCTGCGCCAGTCCTTGCGCGCCTATGAGGACGAGACCGACGAGAGCTTTCCCCAGGACCCGGGCGAGCAGCTGGCCGCCGTGCTGCGCTCGATGGCGCGCGCCTGGGAGGGCACTTCGGCCCGGCTGTTGCGTCAGGCCAAGGGGGCGCCCGCCGATGCCGGGCTGGGCCTTGTGGTGCAGGAAATGATCCCCGGCCTCGGCCAGGGCGAATGCGGCTCGGGCGTGCTGCAACTGGTCGAGCCGGCCACCGGCCTGCCTCAGATCACCGGCCGCTACCTGAGTCAGAGCCAGGGCCGCGACGCGCTGGGGGCAGGGGCCGAGGCGCTCTATCTCGAAAAGGACCCGCGCGGCATCTCGCTCGAGGATGTGGCGCCCGAGGCCTTTGCCGCGCTCAAGCAGCACGCGGCGCTGATGCGCGAGAAGCTGCGCGAGGAGATGCAGGTCGAATTCGTCATCGAATCCGGGCGCGTGCACATTCTCGACGGGGTGCGAGTACCCCGCAGCGCCCGCGCGGCGCTGCGCATCGCGGTGCGGCTGGCCGAGGACGGCATCATCCCGCAGCAAGAGGCTGTGATGCGCATCGACCCGCATTCGGTCAACGAGTTGTTGCACCGCCAGGTGCACCCGCAGGCCAGGCGCGATGTGCTGACCACAGGGATCGCGGCCAGCCCGGGGGCCGCCACCGGCAAGATCGTGTTTACCGCCGCCGAGGCGCAGGCGAGTGCGGCGCGCGGCGAGCCCTGCGTGCTGGTGCGCCGCGAGACCTCGCCTGAGGATGTGCGCGGCATGCATGCCGCCGTGGCGGTGCTGACCGAACGGGGCGGCATGACCAGCCACGCGGCGGTGATCGGGCGCGGCCTGGGCCTGCCCTGTATCGTCGGCGCTTCGGATATGGAGTTCCAGACCAAGGCACGCCAGATCAAGGCGCCTGACGGGCGGGTGTTTCGCACCGGCGATATCCTGACCATCGACGGCAGCACCGGTCAGGTGCTGGCCGGCCAGCCCGAGATGATCGACGCGGCGCTGGATGACAGTTTCCAGACCCTGATGGCCTGGGCCGATGCCGAACGCGATATCGGCATCCGCGCCAATGCCGACACGCCTGCAGATGCCCAGGCCGCGCGCAATTTCGACGCGCAGGGCATCGGGCTGTGCCGGACCGAGCATATGTTCTTCGAGCCGGGCCGGTTGACGGTGATGCGCGAGATGATCTTTGCCGCCACCCCCTCGGGGCGCAAGGCGGTGCTGGAGCGGCTGCTGCCGATGCAGCGGCAGGATTTCGTGCAGCTGTTCCGTATCATGGAGGGCAAGCCGGTCTGCATTCGCCTGTTCGATCCGCCGCTGCATGAATTTCTGCCCACCACCCGCAGCGGCCAGCGCGAACTGGCCGAGGCGCTGGACCTGCCGGTCAGTGACGTGACCCGCCGGGTCGAGGCGATGAGCGAATACAACCCCATGCTGGGCCTGCGCGGCGTGCGGCTGGGGGTCACCGTGCCCGAGATCTATGACATGCAGGCCCGCGCCATCTTCGAGGCCACTCTCGAGGCCAGCCGCAAGGGCGAACCGGTGGTGCCCGAGGTGATGATCCCGCTGGTTTCGGCCAAGCGCGAGGTCGAGCTGGTCAAGGCCCGCATCGACGCGGTGGCCTCGGCCGTTGCCTCCGAGCGGGGTCAGGAATTCGACTATCGCCTGGGCGTCATGGTGGAAACCCCGCGCGCCTGCCTGCGCGCCGACGAGATCGCCGCCTGTGTTTCGTTCCTCAGCTTCGGCACCAACGACCTGACCCAGATGACCTATGGCCTGTCGCGCGACGATGCCGGGCGGTTCATGTCGGCCTATGTACGCCAGGGCGTGTTTTCCGAGGACCCGTTCCATGTGCTGGATCGGGACGGGGTGGGCGAATTGCTGAAACTGGGGGTCGAACGGGGCCGCCGGGGCCAGCCCGGGGTGACCGTTTCGGTCTGTGGTGAACATGGCGGAAACCCCGAATCAATCGCCTTTTGCCGGGCGGCGGGGTTCGACTATGTCTCTTGTTCACCCTTCCGGGTGCCAGTCGCGCGACTGGCCGCCGCGCAGCTGGCGATTTCGGATAAACTTGGTATTTCAAGCGACTAG
- a CDS encoding cell wall hydrolase produces MKRFVLTVLLSAAVTLPEFAFADRGSEAVGAAEQAEAPRKGKSFRNYLRALLPKPEEEAPVTAVDFSRSWIDQQPRAEGGEQWQCLAEALYFEARGETIKGQFAVAEVILNRVQSERFPNTPCGVIRQGTGRKYQCQFTYTCDGRKEVIAEKQAYERVAKVARLAMDGAAESLTDGATYYHTTAVRPSWARRFTQTTKIGVHLFYRQGQRTASN; encoded by the coding sequence ATGAAGAGATTTGTTCTGACAGTTTTACTGTCGGCTGCTGTCACGCTGCCGGAATTCGCGTTTGCTGATCGCGGGTCCGAGGCCGTCGGTGCCGCCGAGCAGGCCGAAGCGCCCCGCAAGGGCAAGAGCTTTCGCAACTACCTCAGGGCGCTGCTGCCCAAGCCCGAGGAAGAGGCCCCGGTGACCGCGGTCGATTTCTCGCGCTCGTGGATCGACCAGCAGCCTCGCGCCGAGGGCGGCGAGCAATGGCAATGCCTGGCCGAGGCGCTGTATTTCGAAGCGCGGGGCGAGACCATCAAGGGTCAGTTCGCAGTGGCCGAGGTGATCCTGAACCGGGTCCAGAGCGAGCGCTTCCCGAACACGCCCTGCGGCGTCATCCGGCAGGGGACCGGGCGCAAGTATCAGTGCCAGTTCACCTATACCTGCGACGGGCGCAAGGAAGTCATCGCCGAGAAACAGGCCTATGAGCGGGTGGCCAAGGTCGCGCGCCTGGCCATGGACGGGGCCGCCGAGAGCCTGACAGACGGGGCCACCTATTACCACACCACCGCCGTGCGCCCCAGCTGGGCCCGCCGGTTTACCCAGACGACCAAGATCGGCGTGCACCTGTTCTATCGGCAGGGCCAGCGCACCGCGAGCAACTGA